The window GGCTCCGGGCTGCGGATCTCCTCGCCTTGCGTGAGGGCGTTCCGCGCGACGCCCGCCATCGCCCAGCGACTCGGCGGCCGGGCGCCCTGCCCGCGAAGCCCGCCGGCGCCGGCATGGATCTGCGCGAGATCCGCGCCTTCGCCGAGGGGGACGACGCGCGGCGGATCGATCCGGCGGCGACCGCCCGCACCGGATCGCCCCATGTCCGCACGTTTCATGAGGATCGCGACGACACCGTGCTCCTCGTCGCCGATTTCCGCGGCCCGATGCTGTGGGGGACGGGATCGCGGCTCCGCTCCGTCGCCGCGGCGCACGTGCTCGCCCGGCGGGGATGGCAGGCCGTCGCCCGCGGTGCCACGGTCGGCGCGCTCGCCGTCGGGGCGCGGGGCATCACCGCCCTTCCCGGCGCCGCCGGCGCGCCGCACATGTCCCGGCTCTGCCATCTGCTTGCGCTCTGGCACGACGAGGCCCTCGAGGCGGCGTCCGAGGCCCGCGCAGCGGAGGGACCAGGCGGCGATGGCGGGCTCACCGAGGCGCTCGTCCGGGCGGCTCGCCTCGCGCCGTCCGGCGGCGAGGTGATGATCGCCACGGGTCCCGACGGGGTCGCGCCGGTCGACGAGCCCGCGCTCGCCCGGCTGGCGCGCCGCCGCCGGGTTCGCCTCGTGCTGCCGCTCGATCCGATCGAGACGGCCCCACCGCCCGCGCCCCTCCCGGTCAGGGCCGGGGCGCTCGCCCGCCTCGCCCGTCTGTGTCCGCTCGAAACCGCGCCGCTCGCGGCGCGGCTGCGTGCCCTCAACGTCACCCTCGAGGTGTTGTCCGATGACTCGGTCTGAGCTTCTCGCGGCGCTTCCCGAGGGGCGGCTTCCGCCCGACCTGATGCATCTCCATGCCGCCGACCTGCTCGCCCTCGCGGGGCTCGGTCTGGTCGTCGCGGCGTTCTTCGCGGCCCTGATGCTCCCCCTCCTGCAGCGGCGGCCGAGCCGGCGCGCCCGCATCCGGGCCACGCGGGGCCTGCCGCCCCAAGAGCGGCTGCTCGCGGTCGCCCGCATTCTCGGTCACCTGCCGGAGACGTTCCGCACCGCCGCCTATCGCGACGAGCCGATCGACGAGGCGGCGCTCGAACGGGCCGCCGTGAAGGCGCGGCGGGTGCGCCCATGATCTTCACTGGGATGAATTTCGCGTGGATCAACTTCCCGTCGATCAACTTCGCCTGGCCGCTCGCCTTCCTGCTGCTGCCGTTGCCGGTGCTGGCGCGGTTCGTCGCGCCGGCCCGCCGGGGCACGGGCGTCGCCCTCGGCGTCTCGGCGGCGGCGTTCGCTGCGGCGTCGCCGGTCCGGGCCGGTGACGACCGGCTCGGAACCGCCCTCCTCGCCGCGGCATGGCTCGCGCTCGTCCTCGCCCTCGCCGGTCCGCGCGTCGCCGCGACGACGGCGGCGGTCGTGACGTCGGGACGGGACATCATGCTGGCGCTCGACCTTTCGGGCAGCATGCTCAAGGAGGATTTCGATCTCGACGGCAAGCCGCTCTCCCGCCTGGACGCTGTCAAGCAGGTCGCCGCGCGCTTCGTCGCGGCGCGCCGCGGCGACCGGGTCGGTCTCGTCATCTTCGGCGACCGGGCCTATGTGGCGCAGCCCCTCACCTTCGACGTCGCCTCGGTCGGTCACGCCATCGCGGAGGCGCAGGTCGGCATCTCGGGCCAGTCCACGGCGATCTCGGACGGCCTCGGACTCGCGGCGCGCCGGCTCATCGAGAGCGACGGGCGGACCAAGGTTCTCGTTCTCCTCTCCGACGGCGTCGATACCGTGGGCAAGGTCGATGCCAGCGATGCGGCGCGCCTGGCGGCACGCCACGGCATTCGCGTCCACACCATCGCGCTCGGCCCCGACGATCTCGAGAGTGCGCCCCAGGCGGCGGACGCGGTGGACGCCGCCGCGCTGCGGGCGATGGCCGAGGCCGGCAACGGCACCAGTTTCCGCGTGCGGACTCTCGCCGACCTCGAGGCCATGGCCGCGACGCTCGACCGTCTCGAGCCGAACCCTGCGACGCGCCCGCCGCTCGCGGTGTGGCGGCTGCTCTGGATGTGGCCCGGCGGGCTCGCCCTCGGGTTCGCCGCCCTCCTCGCCACACGGAGGCGGGCGTGAGCACGTTCGTTCTGCTGCGGCCCTGGTGGCTCGTCGTGCTGCCGCTCCTCGCTCTGCTCGCCCTCCGGCAGTTGCGGGCGGGCGCCGATCTCGGCGGTTGGGAGCGGGTGATGTCCCCCGCGATGGCGGCGGCGATGCGCAACCTTGGCCATCTCCGCGGTGCGCGGGACACACGCCGTTTCGGGGCGCTCGCGGCGGCGGCGCTCCTCGGCCTCGGTCTCGCCGGTCCGGCGGTGCCGCGGGCCGATGCGCCGTTGCTCGCCGGCAGCGGTGCCATTCTGATCGCCCTCGATCTGTCGCCCTCGGTCGCCCGCGGAACGGCACTCGCCGATGCCCAGGCCGCGGCGGCGAGCGTGCTCGCCGCATCCGGCGGCCGGCCCGTCGGCCTCGTCCTGTTCTCCGGCGAGGCCTACGACGTGGCGGCGCCGACCGCCGATCCGGCGTCGCTCGAAAGCCTGATTGCGGTCCTCGGCCCGGAGACGATGCCGAGCGGCGGCAGCCGGCCGGCCACGGCCCTCGCGCTCGCCCAGCGGATGCTCGCGGGGAGCCGCGACGCCGACGTGGTGCTGATCTCCGACGGCGGGGGGATCGACGACGCGGCCCGGGCCGAGGCCGCGCGACTCAGCGGCGCCAGCATCCGCCTCGACGCCCTCGTACTCGACCGCGCTGCGGGCGGCGCCACCGACCCCGCGGCGCTCCGTGCGCTTGCCGCCGTCTCGGCGCCGGCCCGCGCACCGGAGCCGGTGCTGCGCGCCCTGAAGCACGGCGGCCGGCTCGATCGGGACCCGGCGCTGACGAGCCTCCAATATCGCGATTTCGGGCCGGTCCTCGCCGCGCTCGCGGCCGTGCCGCTCGTCGCCCTGTTCCGGAGGCGGGCATGAACCGCATCGCGATCGTGGCGGTGGCCGGCCTCGCCGTATTTGCCTTCGCCGGCCCCGCCGCCTGGGGCCGCCTCGCCTTGTGGGCGGGTGCGCCGGCGATCGCCGCGGGTCTCCTCGCGGACGACGGGGCCCGCGGTCTCGCCCTCTATCGCAGCGGCGATTATGCGGCGGCGGACGCGGCCTTCGCCGCCGCCGGCCGCAGCCAGACCTTCAACCGCGCCTTGAGCCTCGCGGCGACCGGCGATTATCGCCTCGCCGTCGCCTATCTCGACGCCGTGCTGTTCGCCAACCCGGCCGATTCCGAGGCGCGCCGGGTGCGCGATCTGATCGATCCGCTGGTGCCGAAGCCGGAGAGCGGCAGCGTCGCCCGCGGTCGCATGCCGGCGCAGGGGGGACCGGGGCCGACCGGCGCGGCGACCGGCGGGGCGCTCGCCAGCACACCCGATCCGACCTGGAAGAGGCCCCTCGAGGCGCGCGGCTTCGCCGCCTCCGACGCCTGGCTCGACACCCTGCCCGACGATCCCGGCGCCTTTCTCCGCGCCCGGCTCGAGAAGGACTTCGAGCGCCGCGCCGCGCTCGGGCTCGTTCGCCCCGACGAGCGCGACCAATGGTGATCCGTCTCGCCTTTCTCTTCTGCCTCGTCGCGGGGATCGCCCGGGCCGACAGCCTCCGCCTTATCGTACCGGACGGCGCGCCGGTGGTGGGCGAGATGATCCCGGTCACCGTGCGCGGCGAGTACACGAGCCGGATCGCGCTCGAGAGCCTGACCTTCCCGAACGCGGCCGACTATGACTGGATCCAGCTCGCCCGCGACCAATGGCGCGACGAGACCATCGACGGCGTCTCGGTGCGGGTGTTCGAGCGGCGTATCGCGGTCTTCCCCCGCCATGCCGGAATGCTCCGCCTCGGGCCGGTGGTTCACCGTCTGACGGTGATCGGCGCGTCGGGTGCGAGGGTGCCGCTCGACGTCACCGCGCCGGCCGTGAGCTTCCCCGTCGCCCCCTATCCGGGACCGCCTCCGCCGCTCGCCGCGTCGGCCCTCGTCGTGAAGGACGAGCTCTCCGCGGCCCCCGGCGCGCTGCGGGACGGCGAGACGCTGGTGCGCCGCGTCACGCTGATCGCCGACGGGACGCTGCCGCATCTGATGCCGGTCCGTCCGCCGATGCGGGCGGCCTGGCTGATCAGCTTCACCTCCCCCGAACAGCGCGAGATGAAGCCGACGCCGAACGGGCCGGTGACGACGATCGTGTGGGAATGGCACCTGCGGCCGAAGACCGGCGAGCCCGGCGTGCTCCCGGCCGTGACGATCCCGTGGTTCGACACGGAGACCCGGCGACTGCGGACCGCGGAGATCCCGGCGATCCCGTTCGGCTATGCGAGCTTCCGCGACGATCGTTCGAGCGAGGAGCGGCTGCCAGCCGGCCAGGTCGCCCTCGCGGTCGCCGCGCTCGCGGCCGGGGCGGTCGGCGGCATCGCGCTCGCCGTCGCCGGCCTCGCGGCGCGGCGTCGCGCGGATCTGCACCGACGGGTCGGTCGCGGTCTCTTCGCCATTCGCGGTCGGCACGCGCTGAGACGCGCCGCCGCAACCGGGGACGCCGTCGCGCTGCGCCGGGCCGCGGAGATCTATGTGGACGAGCGCCGCGCCCTCGGCCTTCCCGTCACGGGTCACGAGACCGCGCAACTCGACGAGGCCCTCTATGGACGCAGCGGACTGGCGCCGGACTTCGACACGAACGCCGCCCTCGCCGCGCTGACCCGGCACCGCTGACGCAGGACGGGCCGCAGAGCGCCGCCGCCCCGTGTGAGAGGCGGTTACGGTGCCGCCGGCGCCTCCCAGGTCGCGCCGGAGAGGACGCCGCCGTCGATCACGATCGATTGGCCGGTGATGTAGGACGAGCCCCGGGAGGCGAGCAGGATCACCGCCCCGACGAGTTCGTCCGGGCTCGCCAGCCGGCCGGCGGGGATGAAGCCACGGAACCAGCCGTCGCGGTAAGGATCGTCCCAGAGTGGCCGGGTGAACTCCGTCTTCACGAAGCCGGGCTCGACGGCGTTCACCTGGATGTTGTCGCCGACCCATTCCCGCGCCTGGGCGCGGGTGAGCTGGCTCACCGCCGCTTTCGTCGCCGCATAGACGGAGATGGTGTTGAACGCGTGCTTGGCGCTGAGCGAGGAGATGTTGACGATCTTGCCGCCGCCGCGCGCCTTGAAGTGCGGATGTGCCGCCTGCGCCACGAAATAGACGCTGCGCAGATTGACGTCGACGATGGCGTCGAAATCGTCCGCCGTCACCGCCTCGATGCGCTTGCGGCGGTTGGTGCCCTGGCTGTTGACGAGGATGTCGAGCCCGCCGAGCGCCTCGGCGGCGCGATCGACCACCGTCTTGCAGGCGGCGGCGTCGGTGAGATCGCCCGTGAGGGTGACGACTTCGCGGCCGTCGGCCTCGAACAGCGCGCGGATCTCGGCGAGCCGGGCTTCGTCGAAATCGTGCACGGCGACGCGGGCTCCGGCCGAGGCGAGGCCGCGGGCGAGCACGCGGCCGATCGCACCGGCGCCGCCGGTGACGAGCGCGGTGCGGCCCTCCAGGGAAAACAGATCGTCGAGAATGGTGGCCATCGCCGTTCGGGCTCCGGGGTCGGGAAAAGGGACAAGGATCGAGGCAGGCGGGAGAGCAGCGACAGTTCAGAGGGCGACGGGACGGCTCGGATCAGTGATCCATTCGCTCCACGAGCCGACATAATGGCGGGCGTCGCCGAGGCCGGCGTGGGCGAGCGCCAACAGGTTCTGCGCCGCCGTGACGCCCGAACCGCAATAGAAGACGACGCGCTCGACCGGCACGTCGCCGAACAACGCCGCATAATGGGCTCGCAATTCGGCCGGCGAGCGGAAGCGGCCGGCGCCGTCGAGGGTGTCGGCCCGGTTGGCGAGGCGGGCCCCGGGGATGTGGCCGCGCACCGGGTCCTGGTAGACGCCGAGGCCGTGGAAGCCTTCCTCCGAGCGTGAGTCGAACAGCGCCCACGTCGGATTGAGCCGGATCTCGTCGACAAGCCCGACATCCGCGACGAACGCCGCGCGCTCATGGCCCTGGAACGGCACCGGCGTGCGCGTCGCGACGCTGGTGTCCGCCGGCCGACCCTCGGCAATCCACGCCGGCCACCCGCCGTCGAGCACCGCGACGCGGTCGTGACCCGCCCAGCGCAGCATCCACCACAGCCGCGCCGCGGCCATCATCCCGCCGCTCGAGTCGTAGGTGACGATCTGGGTCTCGGGCCGCACGCCCCAGCGCGACAGCGTCGCCGCCCAGACTGCTAAGGCGGGCAGCGGCCGCCGCCCGGTTACCCCGGCGATGATCGGGCCGGAGAGATCGGTCGCGAGGTCGGCGAACAGCGCACCCGGAATGTGGCTCTCGCGATGGACCCGGCGGCCCCAATCCTCGTCGTCCAGGGTGAAGCGGGCGTCGAGCACGAGCCAGTCGGCACTGCCCTCGCGCGCCGCTTCGAGCCCCGTCGCCAGCGCCTCCGGGGAAATAACCGTCTCATAAGACATGACGCGCCTCGAAGCTGAAAGGACCGTTCGAAGCCACTCTTCTATATTTCCGCGCGATATTCGGACGAGGAAAAATGTTCTCCGAGATGATCTCAGAACGAGAATATAATGATCTTTTCGATGACGCGCGAACATATTTTGCCATTCAACTGACAATAGAGCCCATCGCGTCGCACGAACATTTCTCCTTTGGCGGCGGAATTGGAAAGCGGTTTCCCCCAGACGGTCCGGCGCCGAACGCCCCCGCCTTCGCTTTCGGTCAGAGATATACAAAATTAGTAGAATAAATTGCATGCAGGAAATCCGAATGTTCAGAAAGATCGCGCTCACCCTCTCCCTCGCTGCCGGCGTTGCCGCCGTGGCTCTCTCCCCGGCGTCCGCGGCGCCGAAGGGTAAGGACGCGGAGGTCACCATTCTCGTCTCCTCCCTCAGCTATTCGTTCCCCCATTTCGTGTTCCTGCAGGAGCAGCTCGAGGACGAGGCGTCGAAGCTCGGCAAGGTCAAGGTGCTCCGCGCCGACGGTCAGCTCAGCGCGCCGAAGCAGATCGCCGACATCGAGGCGGCTCTGGTGCAGGGCGTCGACGGCATCATCATCGCCCCCGCCGACGCCGATGCGCTGGCGCCCGCCGTCCGCGAGGCGATCAAGGCCGGGGTGCCGGTCGTGACGATCGATCGTCCGGTGAATGGCGTGCCCGAGGTGCTCGCGAACGTCGCCGCCGACAATTTCAAGGGTGCGATCCGCCAGGGCGAGGCCATCGAGGCCCAGTTCCCGAAGGGCGCGACCATCGTCAACCTGCAGGGCATTCCCGGCGACAAGACCGCCAACGACCGCAACGGCGGCCTGCACAAGGCGCTCGACGGCAAGGCGGATTACAAGTTCGTCTCCGAGCAGACCGCCCGCTTCAGCCGCGATCAGGGTCTGTCGGTGACGGAGAACATCCTGACGGGTCTCTCCGAGCCCCCGCAGGTGATCGCCGCCGCCAACGACGACATGGCGCTCGGCGCCGCCCAGGCGGTCGATGCGCGCGGCCTCAAGGGCAAGATCGCGATCTTCGGCTATGACGGCTCGACCGACGCCCTGAAGGCGATCGCGGACGGCTCGCTCGCCGCCACCGTCGATCAGTTCCCCGGCAAGCAGGGCCGCATCGCGATCCGCACCCTCGTCGATTATATCCGCGTGGGGACCAAGCCTGCCGAGAACAACATCCTCGTCGAGCCGATCGCCATCACCAAGGCGAACCTCGACAAGGCCGAGCGGTTCGGGCTGCTCGGCCAGTGAGCGCTCGCACGACCGAGCCGGCGGCGGCACGCGGTGCCGCCGCCCTCAACGCGGCTTCGGATGGGTCAAACCCGTCCGAAGCCTTCGTCGCGTCCGATCCCGCATCCGTCGTTCTGGAGGCGCGAGGCCTCACCAAGAGCTTCTTCGGCCACACCGTGCTCGCCGACATCTCGATCGCGCTGCGGCGCGGCGAGATCCGCGCCCTGCTCGGTGAAAACGGGGCCGGCAAATCGACCCTCATCAATCTCCTGAGCGGTGTTCTGACCCCCGAGTCGGGCACGATCGCGGTCGCCGGTGCGCCGGTGCGGTTCGCGCGCCCGATCGAGGCCTGGGCCGCCGGCATCACCACCATCCGCCAGGAATTCAGCCTGTTTCCGGACCTCAGCGTCGCCGAGAGCCTGTTCGCCGGCCATTTGCCGCTGAACCGCCTGGGGCTCGTCGATCGGCCGCGCATGCGCCGCGAGGCGAAGGATGCTCTGTCGCGGCTCGGATATGCCATCGATCCGGACCGCACGGTCGCGAGCCTGAGCGTCGCCGAGCAGCAGCTCGTCGAGATCGCCCGGGCGCTCACCCACCGCTCCCGCATCCTCATCATGGACGAGCCGACCGCCTCGCTGAGCCCGGCGGAGGTCGAGCATCTCAAAGCGGTCGTGCGGGCGCTCGCCGCCGACGGCATCGCCGTCCTCTATGTGAGCCACCGCCTCGAAGAGGTGATCGACCTCTGCGACAGCTTCACCGTGCTGCGCGACGGCCGTCACGTCGCCGAAGGGCGGATCGCCGGAACCGGGATCGACGACCTCGTCCGCCTCATGGTCGGCCGCGACCTCGAAGCACCCGCCCGGCGCGCGGTGATGGAGACGGGCGACGTCGTTCTCGACGTCGTCGGGCTCTCGACGCCGCCCGGCGCCGCTCCGGCGGTGCGGGACGCGAGCTTCTCGCTGCGCGCGGGTGAGGTCGTCGGCGTCGCCGGCCTCGTCGGGGCCGGGCGCACGGAGCTCGCCCGCATGATCTTCGGGGCCGATCCCGTGGGGTCGGGTACATTGCGGCTGAAGGGACGGGATTATCGCCCGCGCAGCCCGAAGGACGCCATCGCCGCCGGCCTCGCCTTCGTGCCGGAAGACCGCAAGAAGCAGGGGCTCTTCCTCGGCCTCGACGTCCTCGAGAACTTCGCGGCGGTGGCGAAGCGAGCGGCCGGCGGGGAGCTGTCGGCCCCGTTCGGCCTCGTCGACCGGCGGGCCGAGCGCGCCCGCTTCGCCGCCTTGTCGAGCCGCCTTTCGGTGCGCGCCGCCCGTCTCGACGCCCCGATCGCGGTGCTCTCCGGCGGCAACCAGCAGAAGGTCGTGCTCGCCCGCTGGCTCGAAACGCAGCCGGCCGTGCTCATCGTCGACGAGCCGACCCGCGGCGTCGACATCGGCGCCAAGACCGAGATCCACCGGCTCTTGCGCGCGCTCGCCGCCGACGGCGTCGCCGTCCTGGTGATCTCGTCCGATCTGCCCGAAATCCTTGCGGTCAGCGACCGCATCCTCACCCTCTGCGCGGGCCGCCTCACGGGCGATCTCGCCGCCGCCGACGCGAGCGAGGAGGCTTTGATGCGCCTGATGACCCTCGGTCTCGACGCGCCCGGCGGCGCCGAGGGCGCGCCCACCCCTGCGACCCGCGCACACCGGATTGCCTCATGACCGCGACCCTTCCCGCTTCCGCCGCCGCCCGGCGGCCGGGCCGCGCGATGCCCCTGATCGCCCGGCTCGCGCCCGCCCTCTTCCTCCTCCTTCTCATGGTGCTGTTCACGGCCCTGGCGCCGCGCTTCCTGTCCACGCTCAACCTCTTCAACGTGCTGCGGCAGGTCTCGATCTACGGCATCCTCGCGGTCGGCATGACGTTCGTCATCCTGACGCGCGGCATCGACCTCTCGGTCGGCGCGCTCGCCGCCTTCACCGGCCTCGTCGCCGCCGTGGTGGCGAAGGGCATCGTCGACGGCTGGCTGGGTTTTGGCGGCCACGGCGGCCACGCCTGGCCGCTCGCGGCGCTCGCCGCGATCCTCGTCGGCGGCCTCTGCGGGCTGGTCCAGGGTCTGTTCGTCGCCCGTCTTGCGGTGCCGGCCTTCGTCGTCACCCTCGGCGGTATGACGGTGTTCCGCGGCCTCGCGCTGATGGTCGGCAACGGCGGGCCGGTCAGCGGCTTCGACGAGGCTTTCGGCTGGTGGGGACGCGGCATGATCGGTCCGGTCCCGGTGCCCGTCGTGGTGTTTCTCGCCGTCGCCGTCGCCGCGGCCTTCGTCCTGCGCGCCACCCGCTGGGGCCGCGCGGTCTATGCGGTCGGCTCCAATCCGGAGGCGGCGCGGCTTTGCGGTCTCGACGTCGCGGGCGTGCTCACCGGCGTCTATGTGCTGACGGGCCTCTGCGCCGGGCTCGGCGGCTTCCTGCTCGCCTCCCGGCTCAATTCCGCCGAGGCCGTTGCCGGCACGCAATACGAGCTTACCGTGATCGCCGCCGTGGTGATCGGCGGCACCAGTCTCTATGGCGGGACCGGCGGCATCGTCGGCACCGTGATCGGCACGCTCCTGATCGGCGTCCTGCTCAACGGCCTCGTCATCCTCAACGTCTCCCCTTACGTGCAGCAGCTTCTGATCGGGGCGATCATCGTCGGCGCGGTGACCTTCGACATGCTGGTGAAAAGGCAGCAGCGATGAGCCGCGACATCTTCCTCACCGGAACCTCGGAGCGCGAGGCGCCGATCACCCCGCTCAGCGCCGGCCGGCTCTCGGCAAGCCTTCTGGACGGTGGCCTGCGCTGGATCCGCTGGGACGGCGTCGAGGTCATCCGCGCCATCACCTTCCTGGTGCGCACCCCCGGCTGGGGCACCCCGGCCCCCGAGATTTCCGGGCTCGCGGTCGAGAGCACGCCGTCCCGCTTCCGCGTCGCCTACGCGGCGCGGTGGCGCAACGGCGCGGAGAGCATCGCCGCCGACATCGTGATCGAGGGGGACGATCAGGGGCGCCTCGTCGCCGCGGCCGACATCCGTCCGGACACCGATTTCCTGACCAATCGGACCGGGTTCGTCGTGCTTCATCCGCTCGACGGCTTCGCCGGCACGCCGGTAACGGTCGAGCACGCGAGCGGCCCGACGGAAAGCGTGACCATCCCCGCGCTCATCAGCCCGGGGCAGCCCCTCTTCGATATCCGCGCCATCACCCACACCCCGGTCGACAATCTGTCGGTCGAGACTCGCTTCGAGGGCGACGTGTTCGAGATGGAGGACCACCGCAACTGGTCCGACGCCTCGTTCAAGACCTACAGCCGGCCGATCGGCCTGCCTTACCCTTACGTCCTCGCCGCCGGGGCGACCGAGCGGCAGGCGGTCCGGATCGCGATTACCGACACGCGGGCCGCGACCGGTCCGGCCGTCGCCGCCTCTGCGGACGCGGTGGTTCGCGTGGCGATCGGCGACGCGACCGGACCGACCCTCCCGGCGGTCCTGCTCGGCCTTGCGGCGGAGGCGGCCGCCGAGGCGTTGCCGCACGCGGTCACCCTCGCCCCGCTCGGCGTCGGCGGTCTCCTCGTCCGTTTCGATCCGTCGAAGGGCGGCGGCCCGGAGACTGTGCCGGCCGTTGCGGCGCTCGCCGCGGCCCTCGGAGCCGACATCTCGGCCGTTCTCCTGCTCGAGGCCGAGGCCGACCCCCGCCCCGAGATCGCCGCGTTCTCCCAGGCGTTCGCGGGCGCGGGCGTCCAGCCGGCGGCGGTCGCCGCGTTTCCGCGCGCCGACGAGCGCTCGTTTCAGCCCGGCGAGCCCCGCCCTCCCGCCCCCGACGAGGCCACCATCGCCGCGGCCCTGCGCGATCACTTTCCGGGTGTCCCGGCCGGCGGCGGCACGCCCGCCTTCTTCACCGAGCTCAACCGCAAGCGCCCACCGGCCGGGACCTTCGCCTTCCTTCTCCACGCGACGACGCCGACGGTCCATGCCGCGGACGATCTGTCGGTGATCGAAAGCCTTCAATCGCTGCCGCACATCCTGCGCTCCGCCCGCGCCCTCGCCGGCGACGCGCCCCACTGGATCGGCCCGATCGGCATCGGCGCGCGCCTCAACCCCTACGGCGCCGGCCCGACCGCCAATCCCGATCAAATCCGGGTCGGTCTCGCCGACGCCGATCCGCGCCAGCGCGGTCTTC is drawn from Segnochrobactrum spirostomi and contains these coding sequences:
- a CDS encoding DUF58 domain-containing protein, whose protein sequence is MVSAALQGQGIRLRAADLLALREGVPRDARHRPATRRPGALPAKPAGAGMDLREIRAFAEGDDARRIDPAATARTGSPHVRTFHEDRDDTVLLVADFRGPMLWGTGSRLRSVAAAHVLARRGWQAVARGATVGALAVGARGITALPGAAGAPHMSRLCHLLALWHDEALEAASEARAAEGPGGDGGLTEALVRAARLAPSGGEVMIATGPDGVAPVDEPALARLARRRRVRLVLPLDPIETAPPPAPLPVRAGALARLARLCPLETAPLAARLRALNVTLEVLSDDSV
- a CDS encoding VWA domain-containing protein, which gives rise to MIFTGMNFAWINFPSINFAWPLAFLLLPLPVLARFVAPARRGTGVALGVSAAAFAAASPVRAGDDRLGTALLAAAWLALVLALAGPRVAATTAAVVTSGRDIMLALDLSGSMLKEDFDLDGKPLSRLDAVKQVAARFVAARRGDRVGLVIFGDRAYVAQPLTFDVASVGHAIAEAQVGISGQSTAISDGLGLAARRLIESDGRTKVLVLLSDGVDTVGKVDASDAARLAARHGIRVHTIALGPDDLESAPQAADAVDAAALRAMAEAGNGTSFRVRTLADLEAMAATLDRLEPNPATRPPLAVWRLLWMWPGGLALGFAALLATRRRA
- a CDS encoding vWA domain-containing protein — translated: MSTFVLLRPWWLVVLPLLALLALRQLRAGADLGGWERVMSPAMAAAMRNLGHLRGARDTRRFGALAAAALLGLGLAGPAVPRADAPLLAGSGAILIALDLSPSVARGTALADAQAAAASVLAASGGRPVGLVLFSGEAYDVAAPTADPASLESLIAVLGPETMPSGGSRPATALALAQRMLAGSRDADVVLISDGGGIDDAARAEAARLSGASIRLDALVLDRAAGGATDPAALRALAAVSAPARAPEPVLRALKHGGRLDRDPALTSLQYRDFGPVLAALAAVPLVALFRRRA
- a CDS encoding BatD family protein, whose protein sequence is MVIRLAFLFCLVAGIARADSLRLIVPDGAPVVGEMIPVTVRGEYTSRIALESLTFPNAADYDWIQLARDQWRDETIDGVSVRVFERRIAVFPRHAGMLRLGPVVHRLTVIGASGARVPLDVTAPAVSFPVAPYPGPPPPLAASALVVKDELSAAPGALRDGETLVRRVTLIADGTLPHLMPVRPPMRAAWLISFTSPEQREMKPTPNGPVTTIVWEWHLRPKTGEPGVLPAVTIPWFDTETRRLRTAEIPAIPFGYASFRDDRSSEERLPAGQVALAVAALAAGAVGGIALAVAGLAARRRADLHRRVGRGLFAIRGRHALRRAAATGDAVALRRAAEIYVDERRALGLPVTGHETAQLDEALYGRSGLAPDFDTNAALAALTRHR
- a CDS encoding SDR family NAD(P)-dependent oxidoreductase, with amino-acid sequence MATILDDLFSLEGRTALVTGGAGAIGRVLARGLASAGARVAVHDFDEARLAEIRALFEADGREVVTLTGDLTDAAACKTVVDRAAEALGGLDILVNSQGTNRRKRIEAVTADDFDAIVDVNLRSVYFVAQAAHPHFKARGGGKIVNISSLSAKHAFNTISVYAATKAAVSQLTRAQAREWVGDNIQVNAVEPGFVKTEFTRPLWDDPYRDGWFRGFIPAGRLASPDELVGAVILLASRGSSYITGQSIVIDGGVLSGATWEAPAAP
- a CDS encoding sulfurtransferase, which translates into the protein MSYETVISPEALATGLEAAREGSADWLVLDARFTLDDEDWGRRVHRESHIPGALFADLATDLSGPIIAGVTGRRPLPALAVWAATLSRWGVRPETQIVTYDSSGGMMAAARLWWMLRWAGHDRVAVLDGGWPAWIAEGRPADTSVATRTPVPFQGHERAAFVADVGLVDEIRLNPTWALFDSRSEEGFHGLGVYQDPVRGHIPGARLANRADTLDGAGRFRSPAELRAHYAALFGDVPVERVVFYCGSGVTAAQNLLALAHAGLGDARHYVGSWSEWITDPSRPVAL
- a CDS encoding substrate-binding domain-containing protein, with translation MFRKIALTLSLAAGVAAVALSPASAAPKGKDAEVTILVSSLSYSFPHFVFLQEQLEDEASKLGKVKVLRADGQLSAPKQIADIEAALVQGVDGIIIAPADADALAPAVREAIKAGVPVVTIDRPVNGVPEVLANVAADNFKGAIRQGEAIEAQFPKGATIVNLQGIPGDKTANDRNGGLHKALDGKADYKFVSEQTARFSRDQGLSVTENILTGLSEPPQVIAAANDDMALGAAQAVDARGLKGKIAIFGYDGSTDALKAIADGSLAATVDQFPGKQGRIAIRTLVDYIRVGTKPAENNILVEPIAITKANLDKAERFGLLGQ
- a CDS encoding sugar ABC transporter ATP-binding protein — its product is MSARTTEPAAARGAAALNAASDGSNPSEAFVASDPASVVLEARGLTKSFFGHTVLADISIALRRGEIRALLGENGAGKSTLINLLSGVLTPESGTIAVAGAPVRFARPIEAWAAGITTIRQEFSLFPDLSVAESLFAGHLPLNRLGLVDRPRMRREAKDALSRLGYAIDPDRTVASLSVAEQQLVEIARALTHRSRILIMDEPTASLSPAEVEHLKAVVRALAADGIAVLYVSHRLEEVIDLCDSFTVLRDGRHVAEGRIAGTGIDDLVRLMVGRDLEAPARRAVMETGDVVLDVVGLSTPPGAAPAVRDASFSLRAGEVVGVAGLVGAGRTELARMIFGADPVGSGTLRLKGRDYRPRSPKDAIAAGLAFVPEDRKKQGLFLGLDVLENFAAVAKRAAGGELSAPFGLVDRRAERARFAALSSRLSVRAARLDAPIAVLSGGNQQKVVLARWLETQPAVLIVDEPTRGVDIGAKTEIHRLLRALAADGVAVLVISSDLPEILAVSDRILTLCAGRLTGDLAAADASEEALMRLMTLGLDAPGGAEGAPTPATRAHRIAS
- a CDS encoding ABC transporter permease, which encodes MTATLPASAAARRPGRAMPLIARLAPALFLLLLMVLFTALAPRFLSTLNLFNVLRQVSIYGILAVGMTFVILTRGIDLSVGALAAFTGLVAAVVAKGIVDGWLGFGGHGGHAWPLAALAAILVGGLCGLVQGLFVARLAVPAFVVTLGGMTVFRGLALMVGNGGPVSGFDEAFGWWGRGMIGPVPVPVVVFLAVAVAAAFVLRATRWGRAVYAVGSNPEAARLCGLDVAGVLTGVYVLTGLCAGLGGFLLASRLNSAEAVAGTQYELTVIAAVVIGGTSLYGGTGGIVGTVIGTLLIGVLLNGLVILNVSPYVQQLLIGAIIVGAVTFDMLVKRQQR